GGTGTCCACGCTCAGGTGCTCCATGCTCTCGTACCCTGGCTCGGGCCCCTGCAGCTGTGCCGCCGCGGTTGCCTGCCGcgcctcctcctgcagctgcttgGCGGCGAGCAGGAACTCAGCGGCGCCGCAGGCCTGCAGGCTCTGCGTCAGCTTCTCCTGCAGCTGGttgctgagctgcagctgctgcttgtGCTGCTCTGCCAGCGTCCTGAGCACCGTCACTTTGCTCTGCTCCTCGCGGTCAATGTGCTCCAGCAGCTCGCCTTTacgctcctccaggatggcgtACAGCAAGTCGAAGCTCTCGCCCAGCCGCCTCCGCTGCAGCTCTCCGTTCTCCTGGATCAGCTTGCACGTGTCGTCCATTTGAGCCATGATGGCCTGGACGCAGCTATTTGCGGCGGCGAGCACCTCCACGGCGGAACGCAGCTCGTTCTTCTGGCTCTGGTAGACGGTGTGCAGCGGTGATACCTCGCAGTCCTTGTGCTGTCCGAACACCTTGCACATGGAGCAGGTGGGCGTCTGGCAGCTGACGCAGTAGATGTTGATGCGTTCGTCCTCGTGCTCCTTACACCGGGGCTCCTTGGCGTCTTTGTCCTTCAGCGGCGGGTCCTCGCCGTCACCCGTCTtgctctcctgctgctgcttgtaGATGTCGATGATGTTCTCCACCAGGAGATTCCTCTGCAGCCCGTACACGCCGTGCCGGTCCAGGACCACCTCGAAGCGGCAGGTGGGGCAACGGAAGGTTCCCCCGGAGAAATGGTAGGGGTTCCTGGACTCGTAGAGGTCGTTGGCGCAGCCACGGCACAGGTTGTGTTGGCACGGCAGGATGACCACCGGCTTGGTGAACATGTCCAGGCAGATAGGACAGCTCAGCTGCTTCTCCAGACTCTCCATGGCGCTGACGGGACGCACCACCTGACCCGTCTGAATATCcatcgtcttcttcttctgctgttccTGTCGGCtagcacacacactctgtgtctcttcctctgtggtTTATTTCTGTCTGCCGCCGTCAGAGCTCGTCCGCCCTTTATACCCCCGGGGACATCCCCCCCCCACCAGCCGCCGGCTGTTTGTCTCACTGGTTCTGAAATAGACTCCCAGCAgcccctcctgctgctgcacatGCCTTACTGAGGACCAGGCCCCGCCCCCTCACTCAACGCCAANNNNNNNNNNNNNNNNNNNNNNNNNNNNNNNNNNNNNNNNNNNNNNNNNNNNNNNNNNNNNNNNNNNNNNNNNNNNNNNNNNNNNNNAGCAACATGATCAACAACATCTGAGCAACATCTTCAACAACATCTGAGCAACATGATCAACAACATCTGAGCAACATCTTCAACAACATCTGAGCAACATCTTCAACATCTGAGCAGCATCTTCAGCAACATCTGAGCAACATGATCAACGACATCTGAGCAACATGGTCAACAACATCTGAGCAACATGGTCAACAACATCTGAGCAACATGATCAACAACATCTGAGCAACATCTTCAACAACATCTGATGTCTGCTCGACCTTTGacctctatgtgtgtgtgtgtgtgtgtgtgtgtgtgtgtgtgtgtgtgtgcgtgtgtgcgtgttacacaacagcagcagtgtgtctgtAAACACTTGGTCATGTAGAGGACATAAGGTTGTGCAACTTCATAGAAAACTGCAACAAGAGAAagaacaaactgaactgaacaacGTCATCAACATCTAAGCAACATGGTCAACAACATCTGAGCAACATCTTCAACATCTAAGCAACATGGTCAACAACATCTGAGCAACATCTTCAACATCTGAGCAACATGGTCAACAACATCTGAGCAACATGATCAACAACATCTGAGCAACATGATCAACAACATCTGAACAACGTCATCAACATCTGAGCAACATGGTCAACAACATCTTAGCAACATGATCAACAACATCTGAGCAACATCTTCAACAACATCTGAGCAACATGGTCAACAACATCTGAGCAACATGATCAACAACATCTGAGCAACATCTTCAACAACATCTGAGCAGCATCTTCAGCAACATCTGAGCAGCATGATCAACAACATCTGAGCAACATGATCAACAACATCTGAGCAACATGGTCAACAACATCTGAGCAATGTGAGATTTGTATTCAACTGTAAAGtgcgttataaataaaatctattattattattattattactatcttTAACAGCATCTGAGCAACATGGTCAACAACATCTGAGCAACGTTATCAACAACATCTGAGCAACATGGTCAACAACATCTGACGCACCCCCATgatgcacctgtgtgtgtgtgtgtgagcctcacatgatgtcacaggaagttCAGTTTCAGGTTTCAGCTCTCAAACACACTGAAGGATTACATCACTGAGACAGAGCTGtaaatgacctttgacctttcacacacacacacacacacacacacacacacacacacacacatcgtcTCCGTTCATCCTCACCTGGACAATAAAGACTTTGTTACTTTGaacaatttaaataaagttactCTGTGAAGACGCTGTTCCACTCTGCAGCCACCAGGTGGCAACGTTAGCCTGAGTCCAAAATACTCTGTGACTGCAGTATGACTACTGATACCTCAGAGTAAAAATACTCAGAGTACTCAGGTACAGTTAGAGTACTCAGCTACAGTCAGAGTACTCAGCTACAGTCAGagtactctgttacagtcagaGTACTCAGGTACAGTCAGAGCACTCAGCTACAGTCAGagtactctgttacagtcaagTACTCAGCTACAGTCAGAGTACTCAGCTACAGTCAGagtactctgttacagtcagaGTACTCAGGTACAGTCAGAGCACTCAGGTACAGTCAGAGTACTCAGGTACAGTCAGAGCACTCAGCTACAGTCAGAGTACTCAGTTACAGTCAGagtactctgttacagtcaagTACTCAGCTACAGTCAGAGTACTCAGTTACAGTCAGagtactctgttacagtcagaGTACTCACCTACAGTCAGagtactctgttacagtcagaGTACTCAGCTACAGTCAAGCACTCAGCTACAGTCAGAGTACTCAGCTACAGTCAGAGTACTCAGCTACAGTCAGAGTACTCAGCTACAGTCAGagtactctgttacagtcagaGTACTCAGCTACAGTCAGAGTATTCAGCATCAGTCAGAGTACTCAGCTACAGTCAGagtactctgttacagtcagaGTACTCAGCTACAGTCAGAGTACTCAGTTAAACTCACAGTACTCAGTTACAATCAGAGTACTCTGTAAACGTCCCTTCGGTCTGACTGGTGCATTgaaacttttattttggaaacaggaagtgagaccTTGAGACAGAGCAGAAGGAAGTCACAGCCAATGAGACGTCTGAACTCCAGGTAACCATGGAGACAGGATCTGAGGGTGGTGACAGTAAacacagaggtcaaaggtcaacagaGAGCTGAGCGggttcttcttctgtggtgtttgACTGCAgcgaggtcagaggtcacagctCAGTCGTTTCTGTTCAAACCAAACCTTAGTTTTTAAACTGCTCTCGTCTCTGAGCTCTGAGtcttctgtccctctgtccagCACGGGGCCCCCAGCTGGCCCCCCCGGgcccctcctctctgtgtgcGTGCCCTTTAATCTTTGCTCAGAGGTGTGTTTGACGGTCTGGACTCAGCTGAGGaatgagggtcctcacaagtaAACATGTCCCAACACGTGTCCTCGCCCGAGCTGAACCAGGATCAGtctcactgatgatgatgatgatgatgatgatgatgatgatggtggtgtctccctctctgcctgcaGGTGAACCCGCCCACCCTTTGGTGTCAGGGTTGTGAGTCAGAGTGGCGCCTCTGTGCGACCGCACAGCTCTGTGATTGAGCCTGTCACACCTGcagctgatgacatcacacaggtaAACAGTCAATCATCCACGACCACCTGTGAGGACGCAGAGACAGACTTTACTGCTCACACTGAagctgtctgcctgcctgtctctctgcctgcctgcctgtctgtctgtctgtctgtctctgtctgcctgcctgtctgtctgcctgtctgcctgcctgcctgtctgcctgcctgcctgtctgtctctgtctgcctgcctgcctgtctgtctgtctgtctgtctctgtctgcctgcctgcctgtctgtctgtctgcctgtctgcctgtcacAAACTTCATCAATACTCAATAGTAATAAATGATCAGATATTGTCTCATCAGCAGAGCGTCCGTCCGTCCtgacttcttcttctcttcattATATTTTGTCTATAAACACGTGacatcgtctcgtttgaggacactggacTTTATTAACCTGACTGGGACACATCAACAGGAAACATCTTCATCACTAAACAGGAAACATCTTCATCACTAAACAGGAAACATCTTCATCactaaacaggaaacagtaaaTATATTCACAGAATATAAAGCGGACACGTTGAAGGTATAAACTCTGTTTCCCTGCAGAGACTCGGAGGCCCCTCTGATGGTGAGACAGGTCAGGTGACAAAAGTTCCCAAGTCTTGAAAGGTTTTAACAAGTCATACAAAGTATTACTGAGTCTAATGAAGTTTCTACAAGTCGTACAAAATATTCTCAAGTCTTGAGAAGTTTTTACAAGTCATACGAATTATTCCTGAGTCTTGCAGTTTGTCCAAGTCAAGTATTCACGAGTCTTGTAAACTCTCTAAAAGTTAAAAAGTCTCTAAAAGTTAAAAAGTCTTGTCAAGTCATACAAAATATTCCTAAGTCCTGAGAAGTTTTTCCAAGTCTCACAAAGCACTCGTAAGTCTTAAGACGTTTTAACAAGTCATACAAAGTATTCCTAAGTCTTGAGAAGTTCTTCCGAGTGATACAGGGTTCCTAAATCTTGCAATCTTTGCAAGTCTTGAAAAGTGCTTCCAAGTCATACAAAGtattcctaaatcttgagaagTTTTTACAGGTCACACAAAGTATTCACAAGTCCTGAAAAGTCTTTACAAAGCACTCCCAAGTCTTGAGAAGTTTTTCAGAGTCGTGCTTAGTGTTCTTAAGTCTTTAATAAAATCTTACTAGACAAATGTAGTGCTGTAAATAAGTGTAACATTCCCGAGGGAAGTGTTACTCCAAATTCTGGaaaagtttttatttcagaGTCATAGAAAGTCATAGAAAGTGGACTTTCATATCAGGAGACTTGTCCACAGACCATCATGGTGTTGGACCATCGAGGCTCGTGGTCCAAGCTTGAGAGGATCGTAGCTGCCAGGGGCAGGTACAGGGAGCGTTTAGAAGGTCTTAAGAAGCATTTGCAAGAACTAAGAAGTGTTCCCAAGTCTTAACCGAGGTCACATTGGGACCACGGTCAGCTTCCACCTTGTACTCagtctcatcttatcttatcttatcttatcttatcttatctgagACGTATTCGAGGCAGGCGGTACTTCCTGTTAAGGAAGCTGTTGCAAGGGATCACCGCCTTCAGGAGCAAACAAAAGAAGCATTAGTAAGTTCTGAAAAGTGTTAGTGAGTCTTCAAGAGGAGTTTCTAGGTCTTGATGAGTTCACATTGGGTTGCTATTGTCCATCATAACCGCAGAGTACTCCGTCTCAGAGGCGTGTGAGCCGTCTATGAGCCTGGCAAGCCCCGTCTTGGTGGAATACTTGAAGATGAAGGCCTTCATGAGGTCGTAGCGGTAGTTCCTGTTGAGGAAGTTGTAGAGGATGGGGTTGATGCAGCAGTGGACCAGCGAGAAGCACTGTGTCAGGTGCAGCGCCACGTCCAGGAAGTTCTCCAGCCGGCAGCTGAATGGCAGGATGTTGAGCAGTGATAGCGTGTCCAGCAGGAGGACAGCGTGGAATGGTAGCCAGCACACCAGGAAGACCACAATGTAAGAGAGGATGATGCGGCGGCTGATGCGGCGCTCCTGGTCCGAGCTGGGGGGAATCACCGCCGCCAGGAGTAGGTAGAAGATGGCAATGATGGGGAAAGGGATGGCAAAGCCGAGCACAATGAAGCTCAGCTGAACACCTACCATCCACTCCCGAGGGTTTTCAGGCGGGTACACTGGCCGACAGATGGCCCCATCATGGTGAGACGACTTGACCGCCTGCAGGAAGTAGGTGTCAGGGATGGAGGCCACCAGCGCCAGCAGCCAAACCAGGACGCAGATAAGCCGCCGCACCACCTTCTTCCTTCGGCTGTTGGGGGCGCCTGCAAACAGCGTGACAGACAGGTAGCGGTCCACACTCATGCAGGTGAGGAAGAAGATGCTGCTGAAGAGGTTGACACTGAAGACGAGGTGAGTGAGTTTACAGACGGCCTCTCCAAACGGCCAGCGCCCGTCCTGCAGCAGTGAGGTCACCCACACCGGCAGCGTGGCCACAGCGCACAGGTCAGCTACAGCCAGGTTCAGGATGTACAGGTGAGTCTCATAGCGGTTCTGGTTGGAGCGAAGGTTGACCCACACCACCAGGGCGTTGGCGGCAAGGCCCACCAGGAAGATGAAAATGTAGAAGACGGAGAGGATGTGGAGGAAGGAGGCGTGGCTGATGGCACCTGAACACAGCAGCGCCTCCACATGGGACAGATTGTCGTGGTCGGCGGCGGTCAGGTTTAGCTCCTCCCACAGCTCCATGAGCTCTGTGAGGTCGTTGGTGCTCAGACTCATGATGATGAGGTCACACCTGGTAAACAGGAAGAAAGCAACTGTTAGTGACGCCCTCTTCTTGATCACACCCACAGGTCATAAATACCGGGCCCTGTTAAAGagaccagacagacagacaggtggacacacagacagacagacagacagacagacagacagacagacggatggacacacagacagacagacagacagacggatggatggatgtgcgGAGGTCAAATGATCCAGACGTCATTAAAAACTGAACCACTTTGAACTGATGGGAAACGCTGACGGAACAATAACGTCTGTGTGATCACAGATCAATACTGAGAGTTCAGCTCTGCAGAGGTTCACACTGAGGACATCAATCTGATCTGAACACCAACAAAGAAGAAGCTGTTTCAACTTCCTGTTCTCAGatttcagaaacaaaaacatcgATAACAATAACGTGAATAGTTTTAAAAGTGATAAACGTACTCCGACGAGAAGCTTGTGCTCCCTGCCAAAATGCCCTGAACCATCTGTGGgtgcggaggaggaggaggaagaggaggaggaggaggaagaggaggaggaggaggagcaaaaCAAAAGAGTTTTATTGGACCttcagctgaaaataaaatctcaACAGGGGACTTCAAGCTGAAAGGTCACgaccttcaaattaaaagtttacTGCCGAGCTGAAACAATGAGACAATCAGTGGTTCAGCCAGAGGACAGAAAACACGTGAAGAAGAGTTCAGTGTCGAAACATTTTCTAAATATCTCGTTATAATACAGGAAATCTTTATTTTACTGAGTCTGAGACGCTCCAAATGCTCCGAGTCTATAACTCATGAACATCGTCTCCATTAAACCAGTTTGTCTGCAGCTCGTTCCAGATGTTTCACGAAGAGTTAAATATccacaaacacactttaaaacaaagAAGCGTGTGACGTCATCACATCATGAGAACATGAAGAGGTGAAATGTTTTAGTTTGGACTCAGAGCTCAGACACACGGTGAAACCAGAGTTCCCAGTCAATGTGAAACCCCACACAGAGGCTCCTGAACGCACCATCAAAACCCCATAAACCACCAAAGTGCACTTTGCACTTCGACTCGCCGAACTCCGTTAAAAACTCTCCAGAGTTAAGGATTCTTATATCGGTCACGGCCATTCACGCGTCACAGCACAAGAATTAAAGTGTACAAGTATAAACACGACTCTCTCCTTAATTCGGCTCACATGTCACACCCAGTGACGGCGTGTTTCCACTGAAATACGTCACTTTTAGAACCAGCTTCGCGTTTATTTTAAGTCCTCCTAAATCCGCAGCCGCGGGCTGTTTGAAGGCGCATTGATCAACTTAGATTTCAGTGAAATCAAGTGTTTGGTGTAGCACGTGCACGCCGAACACATCTGAGGACATCAAAGGTTACGGGTGACGTATAAAGGTTTTATGCTGCAGAGTGCGCAGTTTGAGGAAACGTCACAATTTATGaagtgacacatttttaaagggAGGCTGGAATTACGTCACATCTCGATCGGCTCTGGGtagtttgttttaaaagtttGAAAAGTTAGACATTTGTTGTCgttgttgtcgttgttgttgttgttgttgttgttgttgttgttgttgctgctgctgttgttgttgttatattCCGTTATAAGACCCTGTCACTGGGGAAGTGGAGCAGTTTATAAGACATGTGTTACACCTTGATGACCAACATGACGCAGGTTGCAGCTCGGCTCATGTCTCAGACTTCATACAAATGTTCCGTCCACTAAAGTCCCGTTTGTAACTCAGGCTGCAGGAGGTGATGTAATAACGACGTCCCTGTGGAGCTGAACTGAAGCTGAGGTTTCTCTGAGATGAAGAGGTGTGTGTCAGCAGACCATGAGCCGAACACACCCCGGGACATCACTGATCAATAACAACATGTTATATTTCTCCTGCTGCTTCGTGTGCGCGTGCCACTCTGTGAAAACTTGAGAAATGACGTATTTCCAAATGGAGTCTGGGCTGAGGTCTGTGACCTGCAGCAGAGACATGAGACACTGCATTCATTTACTGTGCAAAGAGTTTCAAGACTTACGGGTCCAGCAGGAGGGTCTGAGTCCGGGTCCTGATGCGGGTCAGAGTCCTGTGAGTCCGGCGGACTGAGTGTGACGAAGACTGAGTGCTTCTGCACTttaatcagcagcagcagaagaagaaacgCCCACAGACACGCAGCTCTGCGTGATTTACTGCGGGATGTTTCTGCTGAGAGCGGCACAgctgggaggaggaagaggaggatgatgaagaggaggatgatgaagaggagaaaaCAGACTGAAGGGaaagtttattttatatatttataataaaatataataagtcAGAATTTTATGTTGAAAAAGTCGTAATTCAggttaaattattattaataataaaaacataatttctgtCTGAtggtttttgtaaataaaaattaattgaataaaactataattaaatattattattattattattattacatgtagaacttattaaaaaataactgcagtggTTCTCATCtaaaaatagaatataataaataattcaataaataataaaaaaaggatCAATCACTAAAACATGTACAATGACATTTGAATAAAACGTTAAAACAtctaaataatgaataattttAAACAAAGATAATGAAAATCAAACGTTTTCATAAATAATGAttcatttaatgtaaaaaatgtaaaataaatgtaaatgtaataaacatttgaaattaaatgtaataaataaaactatttaaatcataaatctaaaaaaaaacaaaaaatagaataaaaatataaatacaaccagataagataaacaaacaaacaaacaaataaatgaataaataaataaacaataaaacttCAAATAACATTGTAATTAAACATGAAaatgtctctcctcctcctcttcctcctcctcttcctcctctctgtcataAATCCTGTCCGAGGACTCTTGGTGCGCATGCGCGGCGTTGCTCCGCTccactgcacacaaacacaggagaagaagaggaggaggaggaggaggaggaggaggaccagCGGAACCGGCTCAGCTCCGAGTCCAGTTGCACGCGGATCCCAAACTCCGACAGCTGCAGCGTCCCGCGATGACGTCACACAGGTAAAGTGTGATTTCTGCTCACTTTGCTGGAGACTTCACCATATGTCGGTGTTTCCATGACAACGGACAGACACTCTCAGCGAGTCCTGATTCACAGTTTGGTCTCATAACGTGACGTCATCACACGCTCATGAAAAAGTTCTTCACAGGTGCTCCGAGGAAGGAGAACCATGGCAGCACCTTCAGGTCTGTGGAGAACCTTTTGATGCTCTCAGGACCTTTGATGAAAGGTTCCTGGTGGAACCACTAAAGGCTCCAGAGAACTTTGTCACAGAACCTGCAGTGGTTCTTCAGAGCACCCTGAGACAAAAGGTTCTTTGTGAAACCTCAAGAGCTgaaattttaacttttaaacctTAAAAGAAACTTCAAGGTTCCACAGTGGTGATAAAAAGGTTTGTCACATGACTTGATAGTAAAGGTTCTGTAAAGAACCCGTTACTTACAGAGCCTAAAAAGGTTCCCATAGCTTCACCATGAGGAATGTgactttttatttgtattaattAATATGTAGTTGACGTGTGGAGCAGCTGAGGTTGTTGAACGTCTCTGAGTTTCTCTTGTCAGTGTCCTCAGATCAGTCAGTGCTCCTCCCCCGTCACCTCCCCCACATACCATAAtactcctcctgctcctcctcctcctgctcctcctcctcttcctcctcctgctcttcctcatgctcctcctgctgcaggacacaaacagagagatcAGTCTCAGCAGGTTCAGCCTTCATTTAAAGAGAAACACcaactcaccagactccattcaaataatCAGTGATTTAACTGCCATTAACCTGCTCATGTCTCTGTTCATGTCTCTGCTCATGTCTCTGTTTATGTCTCTGCTCATGTCTCTGCTCATGTCTCTGCTCATGTCTCTGTTCATGTCTCTGTTCATGTCTCTGCTCGTCTCTGTTCATGTCTCTGCTCATGTCTCTGTTCATGTCTCTGCTCATGTCTCTGTGACATGTCTCTGCTCATGTCTCTGTGACATGTCTCTGTGGAATTTAACCCTTAAGTTACCAGTTAGCTGTGGACACATGTTGCATCTACACAAGCTAAAATCactgattatttaaatggagtccgGAGGAGCTGCAGCTCTGTTTGACCTCAGCCTCTTATGTCTGACAGGAAGTGGGCGGCGGCTCACGGCGCTCTCCAGGATCTCCTTCAGGAGGAGTTTCCTGTTGAGCCTCCTGGTCCTCAGGTGGACCGgctgcagctcctccaggatcGGGCCATTCTGTACCTTAAGTACCTGAAGATCTTCCGCAGTCTGGAGGAGGTCTACGAGCAGCTGGTGCAGCCCCAGAGGAGGCGGGCAGTCCGGGTGGTTCTGGACGGGCTGACGGGTCGGATCCTGGAGCTCAAGAGTCAGATGGTGGACCTGGAGCTCTCCGAGTTCCACTACTT
This genomic stretch from Epinephelus moara isolate mb chromosome 16, YSFRI_EMoa_1.0, whole genome shotgun sequence harbors:
- the LOC126402930 gene encoding E3 ubiquitin-protein ligase TRIM63-like, with amino-acid sequence MDIQTGQVVRPVSAMESLEKQLSCPICLDMFTKPVVILPCQHNLCRGCANDLYESRNPYHFSGGTFRCPTCRFEVVLDRHGVYGLQRNLLVENIIDIYKQQQESKTGDGEDPPLKDKDAKEPRCKEHEDERINIYCVSCQTPTCSMCKVFGQHKDCEVSPLHTVYQSQKNELRSAVEVLAAANSCVQAIMAQMDDTCKLIQENGELQRRRLGESFDLLYAILEERKGELLEHIDREEQSKVTVLRTLAEQHKQQLQLSNQLQEKLTQSLQACGAAEFLLAAKQLQEEARQATAAAQLQGPEPGYESMEHLSVDTQQVEALLTCMDFRQGSEDVDQDAGRE
- the ackr3b gene encoding atypical chemokine receptor 3b; its protein translation is MSLSTNDLTELMELWEELNLTAADHDNLSHVEALLCSGAISHASFLHILSVFYIFIFLVGLAANALVVWVNLRSNQNRYETHLYILNLAVADLCAVATLPVWVTSLLQDGRWPFGEAVCKLTHLVFSVNLFSSIFFLTCMSVDRYLSVTLFAGAPNSRRKKVVRRLICVLVWLLALVASIPDTYFLQAVKSSHHDGAICRPVYPPENPREWMVGVQLSFIVLGFAIPFPIIAIFYLLLAAVIPPSSDQERRISRRIILSYIVVFLVCWLPFHAVLLLDTLSLLNILPFSCRLENFLDVALHLTQCFSLVHCCINPILYNFLNRNYRYDLMKAFIFKYSTKTGLARLIDGSHASETEYSAVMMDNSNPM